The following are from one region of the Capsicum annuum cultivar UCD-10X-F1 chromosome 1, UCD10Xv1.1, whole genome shotgun sequence genome:
- the LOC107878255 gene encoding peptidyl-prolyl cis-trans isomerase CYP23 isoform X1, whose translation MYTHKRVSIFFAYITLVCLVSKGIYASEPEFGSTRVVFQTNYGDIEFGFYPSVAPKTVEHIFKLVRLGGYNTNHFFRVDKGFVAQVADVVGGRTAPMNEEQKVEAEKTVVGEFSEVKHVRGILSMGRYDDPDSGASSFSMLLGDAPHLDGKYTIFGKVTKGDETLTKLEQLPTRREGIFVMPTERITIHSTYYYDTKMETCEEERSLLKRRLSAASVEIERQRMKCFA comes from the exons ATGTATACACACAAAAGGGTCTCGATATTCTTTGCCTACATAACCCTTGTCTGCTTGGTTTCAAAGGGTATCTATGCATCTGAACCTGAATTCGGGTCGACCCGTGTTGTCTTTCAG ACAAATTATGGAGATATTGAAtttggtttctaccctagtgtTGCGCCAAAGACAGTAGAACACATCTTCAAGCTCGTGCGCTTGGGAGGCTACAATACCAATCACTTTTTTCGG GTAGATAAGGGTTTTGTTGCCCAAGTGGCTGATGTTGTTGGGGGAAGGACTGCGCCTATGAATGAAGAACAAAAGGTGGAAGCTGAAAAAACTGTTGTTGGTGAATTTAGTGAAGTGAAACATGTGAGAGGAATCCTTTCAATGGGAAG GTATGATGATCCTGATAGTGGCGCCTCATCATTTTCAATGCTCCTTGGAGATGCACCTCATCTTGATGGCAAG TATACAATATTTGGCAAAGTTACAAAAGGAGATGAAACACTGACAAAGCTTGAGCAGTTACCTACTAGACGTGAGGGGATCTTCGTAATG CCAACTGAACGCATCACAATTCATTCAACATATTATTATG ACACCAAGATGGAAACTTGTGAAGAAGAGAGGTCGTTGCTGAAAAGAAGACTTTCTGCAGCTTCTGTTGAAATAGAAAGACAG AGAATGAAATGCTTTGCTTGA
- the LOC107878255 gene encoding peptidyl-prolyl cis-trans isomerase CYP23 isoform X2: MYTHKRVSIFFAYITLVCLVSKGIYASEPEFGSTRVVFQTNYGDIEFGFYPSVAPKTVEHIFKLVRLGGYNTNHFFRVDKGFVAQVADVVGGRTAPMNEEQKVEAEKTVVGEFSEVKHVRGILSMGRYDDPDSGASSFSMLLGDAPHLDGKYTIFGKVTKGDETLTKLEQLPTRREGIFVMPTERITIHSTYYYDTKMETCEEERSLLKRRLSAASVEIERQRMKCFP, translated from the exons ATGTATACACACAAAAGGGTCTCGATATTCTTTGCCTACATAACCCTTGTCTGCTTGGTTTCAAAGGGTATCTATGCATCTGAACCTGAATTCGGGTCGACCCGTGTTGTCTTTCAG ACAAATTATGGAGATATTGAAtttggtttctaccctagtgtTGCGCCAAAGACAGTAGAACACATCTTCAAGCTCGTGCGCTTGGGAGGCTACAATACCAATCACTTTTTTCGG GTAGATAAGGGTTTTGTTGCCCAAGTGGCTGATGTTGTTGGGGGAAGGACTGCGCCTATGAATGAAGAACAAAAGGTGGAAGCTGAAAAAACTGTTGTTGGTGAATTTAGTGAAGTGAAACATGTGAGAGGAATCCTTTCAATGGGAAG GTATGATGATCCTGATAGTGGCGCCTCATCATTTTCAATGCTCCTTGGAGATGCACCTCATCTTGATGGCAAG TATACAATATTTGGCAAAGTTACAAAAGGAGATGAAACACTGACAAAGCTTGAGCAGTTACCTACTAGACGTGAGGGGATCTTCGTAATG CCAACTGAACGCATCACAATTCATTCAACATATTATTATG ACACCAAGATGGAAACTTGTGAAGAAGAGAGGTCGTTGCTGAAAAGAAGACTTTCTGCAGCTTCTGTTGAAATAGAAAGACAG AGGATGAAATGCTTTCCTTGA